From Oncorhynchus mykiss isolate Arlee chromosome 6, USDA_OmykA_1.1, whole genome shotgun sequence, the proteins below share one genomic window:
- the LOC110526907 gene encoding protein Ycf2 isoform X2, which produces MSSLSYSPPVKEEEVCWTEKEDLGLNIVVKEEKEEEDVTVKQEVEGEAVTVKEEEKDVFGMKDEEGEITVTLEEDEEEKTGELINTSKYSFLSSDKERYESQSTYEEVPMKSSSSQSWGLKERHIVVFASALHTADSNDQLIIIKLQVVFIYSFVMPSLI; this is translated from the exons ATGAGCTCCCTAAGTTACTCCCCTCCTgttaaagaagaggaggtctgctggacaGAGAAAGAAGATCTggggctgaacattgtcgtgaaagaggagaaggaagaggaggatgtcacagtaaaacaagaagtagagggtgaggctgttacagtgaaagaagaagagaaagacgtttttGGAATGAAGGATGAAGAGGGGGAGATCACTGTCACATTAGAGGAGGACGAAGAAGAGAAGACTGGAGaactgattaacaccagtaaataca gttttctgtcctcagataaagAACGCTATGAAAGCCAGTCTACATATGAAGAGGTCCCAATGAAGAGCAGTAGTTCTCAGTCCTGGGGACTCAAAGAGAGGCACATTGTTGTTTTTGCCTCAGCACtgcacacagctgattcaaatgatcaactcatcatcatcaagcttcaagtggtatttatttattcatttgtgATGCCATCCTTGATATGA
- the LOC110526907 gene encoding gastrula zinc finger protein XlCGF17.1 isoform X1, which yields MSSLSYSPPVKEEEVCWTEKEDLGLNIVVKEEKEEEDVTVKQEVEGEAVTVKEEEKDVFGMKDEEGEITVTLEEDEEEKTGELINTSKYRERRDYCGSSGDHQQHHDADEAEKSLSRSELLKKHQRVHTGEKSICCSDCGKRFSSSVDLKIHQRIHTGEKPYGCDQCGKSFTTSTHLTLHQRTHTGEKSYSCNQCGKRFSKSSHLTIHYRTHTGEKPYGCDQCGKSFYTYSKLTLHQRTHTGEKSYSCNQCGKSFSTSSYLTIHHRTHTGEKSYGCAQCGKSFYTSSKLTSHQRTHTGEKPYSCSQCGKSFSTSSQLTVHQRTHTGEKSQSCDQCGKRYTDKRYLIKHQKIHGVVS from the exons ATGAGCTCCCTAAGTTACTCCCCTCCTgttaaagaagaggaggtctgctggacaGAGAAAGAAGATCTggggctgaacattgtcgtgaaagaggagaaggaagaggaggatgtcacagtaaaacaagaagtagagggtgaggctgttacagtgaaagaagaagagaaagacgtttttGGAATGAAGGATGAAGAGGGGGAGATCACTGTCACATTAGAGGAGGACGAAGAAGAGAAGACTGGAGaactgattaacaccagtaaataca gagagagacgtgactattgtggatcctctggggatcatcaacaacatcatgatGCTGATGAGGCAGaaaagagtctctccagatcagaactcctcaagaaacaccagcgagtacacacaggagagaaatctatctgctgctctgactgtgggaaaagaTTCAGCTCTTCAGTCGACCTTAAAATACATCAAagaattcacactggagagaaaccttatggctgtgatcagtgtgggaagagttttactacatctacCCATCTGACTTtgcatcagagaacacacacaggagagaagtcatatagctgtaatcaatgtgggaagagattttctAAATCAAGCCATCTAACTATACActatagaacacacacaggagagaaaccctatggctgtgatcagtgtgggaagagtttttatACATATAGCAAGCTGActttacaccagagaacacatacaggagagaaatcttatagctgtaatcaatgtgggaagagtttttctACATCTAGCTATCTAACTATACACcataggacacacacaggagagaaatcctatggctgtgctcaatgtgggaagagtttttatACATCTAGCAAGCTGACTTCACaccaaagaacacacacaggagagaaaccatatagctgtagtcaatgtgggaagagtttttctACATCTAGCCAGCTGACTGTACaccaaagaacacacacaggggagaaatctcaaagctgtgatcaatgtgggaagagatacaCTGATAAAAGATATCTgattaaacatcagaaaatacatggggttgtttcatga